The Doryrhamphus excisus isolate RoL2022-K1 chromosome 1, RoL_Dexc_1.0, whole genome shotgun sequence genome includes a window with the following:
- the stox2a gene encoding storkhead-box protein 2 isoform X1, whose translation MEGKGRAIAPHSLAVVLSRASGHDGEEESPLPPSPSSSPSSSSPRGGYEVFADFKATNMRHFWNQALTRALAEVFFLGWIDEHVLLIRGREVHLQALRNGWTRRTLKPPAGFCIRGLGDVSPISMSPISQSQFIPLGEILCLAISAMNAAHKPVNQEALVEHLTASFPGVPTPSLEVLRHTLNMLVRERKIYPTPEGYFIVTPQTYFITPSLIRSNNKWYHLDDRLQERPKHPQQQQPQQQPQQCPSPKSGNVTPSTPSCLTERPSRKNHNDSYNSRREDAGRPHGAALQSKPPKEQKADTQPSKTPNSGPPPPSAKEQHRGEPPSYPYPPPLTSPPVKQAPPQEPAEKSKSVPSFPYKTDTLTKKKEGSSGGEKASKRFGLRLFRLSFKKDKMRQLATFSAQFPPEEWPLRDEDLPTTPIPREIEMEIIRRINPDLTVENVARHTAVMKRLEEERTQKHKAGSSAQHSARSRRGRGHRRAPHGKSRSHSKPRTSRGEPSEGSNWDLLFMERDYRFFSHSLVRSPREAMYTLERRRSGGATYLVHSNPNITESYCPVTPEWDVSGELAKRRTEMPFPEPSRGTCQSRVQRSHSHNQDRKSRHDRSDQAKERSRSMDNALKGPSLGPPDDLEASLEERGHYYTDDGTLRATQKSGHYSRIMFSAAKFHSDFNVPDLGKGGVDESRLRSTAERNKSRDSLPTYNELMGLSPKPSADEYFQCNTSNETILTAPSPQAKSEYDTLTSSGGLRKGSPAERQTPHLTSPHKVEYKEDLAAAKGQSGTVRLTPSQTPEPAQNARLTPHQHNVDPGGGGGGGGSLSKKRKEIFSKDTLFKPPHNALPAGYVDSSYAKSGTLRKALHGKSTEALDNPEPQQPSNSAASSASPALLQGCLEPSVPSASFDYYNVSDDEDDEEAEEDLHKELAKAEDNKDHREAGGGGCNSGGGVVVGEEGTIKWLLEREKDHDLQRKLETNLTLLSPKETDNGGSQKSAHSGRLDSMDSSSVTVDSGFNSPRTRESLASNTSSIVESNRRQNPALSPGHIGTSGMGLPFSFRAIPEPPASQPDKLQKPSGCLASITSV comes from the exons ATGGAGGGAAAGGGGCGAGCCATCGCCCCTCACTCGCTGGCCGTGGTGCTGTCGAGGGCGAGCGGACACGATGGGGAAGAGGAGTCGCCCCTACCGCCGTCAccgtcatcatcaccatcatcatcatcgccacGCGGAGGCTACGAGGTGTTTGCGGACTTTAAGGCCACCAACATGCGGCACTTCTGGAACCAGGCGCTCACTCGAGCCCTGGCCGAGGTCTTCTTTCTGGGCTGGATAGACGAGCATGTGCTCCTCATCCGAGGCCGAGAAGTTCACCTCCAGGCGCTCAGGAATGGATGGACCAGGCGGACCCTGAAGCCCCCAGCTGGGTTCTGCATCAGGGGCCTAG GTGACGTGTCCCCAATCAGCATGTCGCCCATCAGCCAGTCCCAGTTCATCCCCCTGGGGGAGATCCTGTGCCTGGCCATCTCCGCCATGAACGCCGCACACAAGCCCGTCAACCAGGAGGCGCTGGTGGAGCACCTCACTGCCAGCTTCCCAG GCGTGCCGACACCCAGCTTGGAGGTCCTGAGACACACCCTGAACATGCTGGTGCGAGAGAGGAAGATCTACCCGACCCCGGAGGGCTACTTCATCGTCACTCCCCAGACCTACTTCATCACGCCGTCCCTCATAAGGAGCAACAACAAGTGGTACCACCTGGACGATCGGCTGCAGGAGCGGCCGAAGCatccgcagcagcagcagccccaGCAGCAGCCCCAGCAGTGCCCTTCGCCCAAGTCGGGCAACGTCACGCCATCCACACCCAGTTGCTTGACAGAGAGGCCTTCACGCAAGAACCACAATGACTCGTACAATTCCCGCCGCGAGGACGCGGGCAGGCCTCACGGCGCCGCGCTCCAAAGCAAGCCACCCAAGGAGCAGAAGGCCGACACCCAACCGAGCAAAACCCCCAACAGCGGGCCGCCTCCCCCGTCCGCCAAGGAGCAGCACCGAGGAGAACCGCCGTCTTACCCCTACCCGCCTCCTCTCACTTCCCCCCCTGTCAAGCAAGCCCCGCCCCAAGAGCCGGCGGAGAAGAGCAAAAGTGTCCCGTCGTTTCCTTACAAGACGGACACCCTGACCAAAAAGAAAGAGGGAAGCTCCGGCGGCGAAAAAGCATCCAAACGCTTCGGGCTCCGGCTTTTCCGTCTGAGCTTCAAGAAGGATAAGATGAGGCAGCTGGCCACCTTTTCGGCCCAGTTCCCCCCGGAGGAGTGGCCGCTCCGCGACGAGGACCTGCCCACCACGCCCATCCCCCGGGAGATCGAGATGGAGATCATCCGCAGGATCAACCCCGACCTGACGGTGGAGAACGTGGCGCGGCACACAGCCGTGATGAAGCGGCTGGAGGAAGAGCGTACGCAGAAACACAAGGCGGGGTCGTCGGCACAGCACAGCGCTCGCAGTCGGAGGGGGAGGGGCCACAGGAGGGCGCCGCACGGTAAGTCCCGCTCGCACAGCAAACCGCGGACCTCCAGGGGGGAGCCGTCGGAGGGATCGAACTGGGATCTGTTGTTCATGGAAAGGGATTACCGCTTCTTCAGCCACTCGCTGGTGCGCTCGCCCCGGGAGGCCATGTACACCCTGGAGCGCAGGCGCAGCGGGGGCGCCACGTACCTCGTCCACAGCAACCCCAACATCACGGAGTCGTACTGCCCCGTCACGCCCGAGTGGGACGTGTCCGGGGAGCTGGCCAAGCGGAGGACGGAGATGCCGTTCCCGGAGCCGTCCCGGGGGACGTGCCAGTCCAGAGTGCAGAGGAGTCACAGTCACAATCAGGACAGGAAGTCGCGTCACGACCGCTCGGATCAGGCGAAAGAGCGGTCGCGCTCCATGGACAACGCCCTCAAAGGCCCTTCGCTCGGGCCGCCGGACGACTTGGAGGCCAGCCTGGAGGAGCGCGGTCACTACTACACGGACGACGGCACGCTGCGGGCCACGCAGAAGTCCGGTCACTACTCAAGGATCATGTTCTCTGCTGCTAAGTTCCACTCGGATTTTAATGTGCCTGATTTAGGGAAAGGGGGCGTGGACGAGTCGAGGCTTCGGAGTACCGCGGAGAGGAACAAAAGCAGAGACAGCTTGCCGACGTACAACGAGCTCATGGGACTTTCTCCGAAGCCCTCGGCGGATGAGTACTTCCAGTGCAATACGTCAAACGAAACAATCCTAACCGCCCCTTCGCCTCAGGCCAAATCAGAGTACGACACGTTGACCTCATCAGGGGGGCTCCGGAAGGGCTCCCCGGCCGAGCGCCAAACGCCTCACCTCACATCTCCGCACAAGGTGGAGTACAAAGAGGACTTGGCGGCGGCGAAGGGGCAGAGCGGCACCGTCCGACTGACGCCAAGCCAAACGCCGGAGCCGGCGCAAAACGCCCGCTTGACGCCGCACCAACACAACGTGGACCCCggagggggcggcgggggcgggggcagcCTGTCCAAGAAGAGGAAGGAGATCTTCAGCAAGGACACTTTGTTCAAACCTCCACACAATGCCTTGCCCGCAGGCTACGTGGACAGCAGCTACGCCAAGTCCGGCACATTACGGAAAGCCTTGCACGGCAAATCAACCGAGGCCCTCGACAATCCCGAGCCCCAGCAGCCTTCCAATTCAGCCGCTTCCTCGGCGTCGCCTGCGCTCCTGCAGGGCTGCTTGGAGCCGAGCGTCCCCTCCGCCTCCTTCGACTACTACAACGTCTCGGATGACGAGGATGACGAGGAGGCGGAAGAGGACTTGCACAAAGAGCTGGCCAAGGCCGAGGACAACAAGGACCACAGGGAAGCGGGTGGCGGCGGCTGTAATAGCGGGGGCGGCGTCGTCGTCGGGGAGGAGGGAACCATAAAGTGGCTTCTGGAGCGGGAGAAGGACCACGACCTCCAGCGGAAACTGGAGACCAACCTGACCTTGCTCAGCCCCAAGGAGACGGACAACGGCGGCAGCCAGAAGTCGGCGCACTCGGGCCGCTTGGACAGCATGGACAGCAGCAGCGTCACGGTGGACAGCGGATTCAACTCCCCCAG GACGCGTGAAAGCCTGGCGTCCAACACCTCCAGCATCGTGGAGAGTAACAGGCGGCAGAACCCGGCGCTGAGCCCGGGCCACATCGGCACCAGCGGCATGGGGCTTCCCTTCAGCTTCCGCGCCATCCCGGAGCCGCCCGCCTCGCAGCCCGACAAGCTCCAGAAGCCGTCTGGCTGCCTGGCGTCCATCACCAGCGTGTGA
- the stox2a gene encoding storkhead-box protein 2 isoform X2, which yields MKKNRSSNVRRAWPSSELGERPLERHLSRSEKDIRVQKQHLPPPPPPHFSPSPPGFRATGDVSPISMSPISQSQFIPLGEILCLAISAMNAAHKPVNQEALVEHLTASFPGVPTPSLEVLRHTLNMLVRERKIYPTPEGYFIVTPQTYFITPSLIRSNNKWYHLDDRLQERPKHPQQQQPQQQPQQCPSPKSGNVTPSTPSCLTERPSRKNHNDSYNSRREDAGRPHGAALQSKPPKEQKADTQPSKTPNSGPPPPSAKEQHRGEPPSYPYPPPLTSPPVKQAPPQEPAEKSKSVPSFPYKTDTLTKKKEGSSGGEKASKRFGLRLFRLSFKKDKMRQLATFSAQFPPEEWPLRDEDLPTTPIPREIEMEIIRRINPDLTVENVARHTAVMKRLEEERTQKHKAGSSAQHSARSRRGRGHRRAPHGKSRSHSKPRTSRGEPSEGSNWDLLFMERDYRFFSHSLVRSPREAMYTLERRRSGGATYLVHSNPNITESYCPVTPEWDVSGELAKRRTEMPFPEPSRGTCQSRVQRSHSHNQDRKSRHDRSDQAKERSRSMDNALKGPSLGPPDDLEASLEERGHYYTDDGTLRATQKSGHYSRIMFSAAKFHSDFNVPDLGKGGVDESRLRSTAERNKSRDSLPTYNELMGLSPKPSADEYFQCNTSNETILTAPSPQAKSEYDTLTSSGGLRKGSPAERQTPHLTSPHKVEYKEDLAAAKGQSGTVRLTPSQTPEPAQNARLTPHQHNVDPGGGGGGGGSLSKKRKEIFSKDTLFKPPHNALPAGYVDSSYAKSGTLRKALHGKSTEALDNPEPQQPSNSAASSASPALLQGCLEPSVPSASFDYYNVSDDEDDEEAEEDLHKELAKAEDNKDHREAGGGGCNSGGGVVVGEEGTIKWLLEREKDHDLQRKLETNLTLLSPKETDNGGSQKSAHSGRLDSMDSSSVTVDSGFNSPRTRESLASNTSSIVESNRRQNPALSPGHIGTSGMGLPFSFRAIPEPPASQPDKLQKPSGCLASITSV from the exons ATGAAGAAGAACCGCAGCAGCAATGTGCGGCGGGCCTGGCCTAGCTCAGAGCTCGGTGAACGCCCGCTGGAGCGCCATCTCTCGCGGAGTGAGAAAGACATCCGTGTGCAGAAGCAGCAccttcctccccctcctcctcctcacttcTCGCCATCCCCGCCAGGTTTTCGGGCCACAG GTGACGTGTCCCCAATCAGCATGTCGCCCATCAGCCAGTCCCAGTTCATCCCCCTGGGGGAGATCCTGTGCCTGGCCATCTCCGCCATGAACGCCGCACACAAGCCCGTCAACCAGGAGGCGCTGGTGGAGCACCTCACTGCCAGCTTCCCAG GCGTGCCGACACCCAGCTTGGAGGTCCTGAGACACACCCTGAACATGCTGGTGCGAGAGAGGAAGATCTACCCGACCCCGGAGGGCTACTTCATCGTCACTCCCCAGACCTACTTCATCACGCCGTCCCTCATAAGGAGCAACAACAAGTGGTACCACCTGGACGATCGGCTGCAGGAGCGGCCGAAGCatccgcagcagcagcagccccaGCAGCAGCCCCAGCAGTGCCCTTCGCCCAAGTCGGGCAACGTCACGCCATCCACACCCAGTTGCTTGACAGAGAGGCCTTCACGCAAGAACCACAATGACTCGTACAATTCCCGCCGCGAGGACGCGGGCAGGCCTCACGGCGCCGCGCTCCAAAGCAAGCCACCCAAGGAGCAGAAGGCCGACACCCAACCGAGCAAAACCCCCAACAGCGGGCCGCCTCCCCCGTCCGCCAAGGAGCAGCACCGAGGAGAACCGCCGTCTTACCCCTACCCGCCTCCTCTCACTTCCCCCCCTGTCAAGCAAGCCCCGCCCCAAGAGCCGGCGGAGAAGAGCAAAAGTGTCCCGTCGTTTCCTTACAAGACGGACACCCTGACCAAAAAGAAAGAGGGAAGCTCCGGCGGCGAAAAAGCATCCAAACGCTTCGGGCTCCGGCTTTTCCGTCTGAGCTTCAAGAAGGATAAGATGAGGCAGCTGGCCACCTTTTCGGCCCAGTTCCCCCCGGAGGAGTGGCCGCTCCGCGACGAGGACCTGCCCACCACGCCCATCCCCCGGGAGATCGAGATGGAGATCATCCGCAGGATCAACCCCGACCTGACGGTGGAGAACGTGGCGCGGCACACAGCCGTGATGAAGCGGCTGGAGGAAGAGCGTACGCAGAAACACAAGGCGGGGTCGTCGGCACAGCACAGCGCTCGCAGTCGGAGGGGGAGGGGCCACAGGAGGGCGCCGCACGGTAAGTCCCGCTCGCACAGCAAACCGCGGACCTCCAGGGGGGAGCCGTCGGAGGGATCGAACTGGGATCTGTTGTTCATGGAAAGGGATTACCGCTTCTTCAGCCACTCGCTGGTGCGCTCGCCCCGGGAGGCCATGTACACCCTGGAGCGCAGGCGCAGCGGGGGCGCCACGTACCTCGTCCACAGCAACCCCAACATCACGGAGTCGTACTGCCCCGTCACGCCCGAGTGGGACGTGTCCGGGGAGCTGGCCAAGCGGAGGACGGAGATGCCGTTCCCGGAGCCGTCCCGGGGGACGTGCCAGTCCAGAGTGCAGAGGAGTCACAGTCACAATCAGGACAGGAAGTCGCGTCACGACCGCTCGGATCAGGCGAAAGAGCGGTCGCGCTCCATGGACAACGCCCTCAAAGGCCCTTCGCTCGGGCCGCCGGACGACTTGGAGGCCAGCCTGGAGGAGCGCGGTCACTACTACACGGACGACGGCACGCTGCGGGCCACGCAGAAGTCCGGTCACTACTCAAGGATCATGTTCTCTGCTGCTAAGTTCCACTCGGATTTTAATGTGCCTGATTTAGGGAAAGGGGGCGTGGACGAGTCGAGGCTTCGGAGTACCGCGGAGAGGAACAAAAGCAGAGACAGCTTGCCGACGTACAACGAGCTCATGGGACTTTCTCCGAAGCCCTCGGCGGATGAGTACTTCCAGTGCAATACGTCAAACGAAACAATCCTAACCGCCCCTTCGCCTCAGGCCAAATCAGAGTACGACACGTTGACCTCATCAGGGGGGCTCCGGAAGGGCTCCCCGGCCGAGCGCCAAACGCCTCACCTCACATCTCCGCACAAGGTGGAGTACAAAGAGGACTTGGCGGCGGCGAAGGGGCAGAGCGGCACCGTCCGACTGACGCCAAGCCAAACGCCGGAGCCGGCGCAAAACGCCCGCTTGACGCCGCACCAACACAACGTGGACCCCggagggggcggcgggggcgggggcagcCTGTCCAAGAAGAGGAAGGAGATCTTCAGCAAGGACACTTTGTTCAAACCTCCACACAATGCCTTGCCCGCAGGCTACGTGGACAGCAGCTACGCCAAGTCCGGCACATTACGGAAAGCCTTGCACGGCAAATCAACCGAGGCCCTCGACAATCCCGAGCCCCAGCAGCCTTCCAATTCAGCCGCTTCCTCGGCGTCGCCTGCGCTCCTGCAGGGCTGCTTGGAGCCGAGCGTCCCCTCCGCCTCCTTCGACTACTACAACGTCTCGGATGACGAGGATGACGAGGAGGCGGAAGAGGACTTGCACAAAGAGCTGGCCAAGGCCGAGGACAACAAGGACCACAGGGAAGCGGGTGGCGGCGGCTGTAATAGCGGGGGCGGCGTCGTCGTCGGGGAGGAGGGAACCATAAAGTGGCTTCTGGAGCGGGAGAAGGACCACGACCTCCAGCGGAAACTGGAGACCAACCTGACCTTGCTCAGCCCCAAGGAGACGGACAACGGCGGCAGCCAGAAGTCGGCGCACTCGGGCCGCTTGGACAGCATGGACAGCAGCAGCGTCACGGTGGACAGCGGATTCAACTCCCCCAG GACGCGTGAAAGCCTGGCGTCCAACACCTCCAGCATCGTGGAGAGTAACAGGCGGCAGAACCCGGCGCTGAGCCCGGGCCACATCGGCACCAGCGGCATGGGGCTTCCCTTCAGCTTCCGCGCCATCCCGGAGCCGCCCGCCTCGCAGCCCGACAAGCTCCAGAAGCCGTCTGGCTGCCTGGCGTCCATCACCAGCGTGTGA